The stretch of DNA ATGGAGCCGCTCTCCGACGACGACATCCCCTTCTAGGGCGAGGTATGAACGTGGGCAAGAAGAAGATGAAAAAACGCATCCTGCGCAAGCGGACCTGCCGCTTCTGCAAGGACGGGGTCAAGGACATTGATTACAAGGATCTGGAGATCATCCGCCGCTACGTCACCGAGCGGGGCAAAATCCGCGCCCGCCGGACGACCGGAAGCTGCGCCAAGCACCAGCGTCAACTGAGCGCCGCCATCAAGCGCGCGCGCATCCTGGGTCAGATTCCCTTCCGCCTCGAGTACCACCGCCATTAACCCGTCGGCGAAAAAGCCGGCGTCGTTCGAGTCAAACCGGGTGAATTTATGGAAGTGATTCTCCGTCAGGACGTGCCGAACCTCGGGAAACGGGGCGACGTGGTCCGGGTCAAGAACGGCTACGCCCGCAACTACCTGATTCCCAGGCAGTTCGCGATGAAAGTGACCTCCGGCGCGCGCAGGCAGGTCGAGATCGAGCGCGCGGCCCACAACCGGAAACTGGACCTGATGCGCGGACAGCACGAGGAGCTCGTCGGCCGGATCGAGTCGCTGAGCTTCACCGTGGCAGGCAAGGCCAGCGACACCGGCCGGCTCTACGGCTCGGTGGGTGAGAACGAGGTCGTCAAGCTCCTGGCCGCCAAGGGCATCGAGATCGGCCGCCACCAGGTGGTCCTGGAGGACCACATCAAGCAGGTGGGCGCCTACCACATCCCCATCCGCTTCCAGCAGGACCTGATGGCCCAGGCCAAGGTCTGGGTCGTGGCCGAGGGTGACGAGCACGGGGCCGGCCTGCCCGAGGACGTGCCCGAGCCGCTCCTCTACATCGGCGGCCACCAGAGCCTGGACGAGGCCCGGGCCCACGCCGAGGAAATACTCGTCGAGGAGGAACCGGCCGAGACGGAAGAACAGCCCGAGGATTCCTTCGAGGTCGAGGACGAGGAGGCCGGCGAAGC from bacterium encodes:
- the rplI gene encoding 50S ribosomal protein L9, translating into MEVILRQDVPNLGKRGDVVRVKNGYARNYLIPRQFAMKVTSGARRQVEIERAAHNRKLDLMRGQHEELVGRIESLSFTVAGKASDTGRLYGSVGENEVVKLLAAKGIEIGRHQVVLEDHIKQVGAYHIPIRFQQDLMAQAKVWVVAEGDEHGAGLPEDVPEPLLYIGGHQSLDEARAHAEEILVEEEPAETEEQPEDSFEVEDEEAGEADEDEPSS
- the rpsR gene encoding 30S ribosomal protein S18 codes for the protein MNVGKKKMKKRILRKRTCRFCKDGVKDIDYKDLEIIRRYVTERGKIRARRTTGSCAKHQRQLSAAIKRARILGQIPFRLEYHRH